The proteins below are encoded in one region of Apium graveolens cultivar Ventura chromosome 4, ASM990537v1, whole genome shotgun sequence:
- the LOC141717940 gene encoding alpha-galactosidase-like isoform X3, giving the protein MIADAMVSTGLATAGYKYVNLDHCWAELNRDSHGNMVPRRSTSPSGMKALADYVHRKGLKLGIYSDAGVRTCSNTMPGSLLHEEQDAKTFASGVQVNFELHMLHFHMGAIE; this is encoded by the exons ATGATAGCTGATGCAATGGTATCAACTGGACTTGCTACAGCAGGGTACAAATATGTAAATCTTG ATCATTGCTGGGCTGAGCTTAATAGAGATTCCCAT GGAAATATGGTGCCTAGACGCTCAACGTCTCCATCCGGAATGAAAGCACTTGCAGATTATGTTCATAGAAAAGGTCTGAAACTGGGAATTTACTCCGATGCTGG AGTCCGAACGTGCAGTAATACTATGCCAGGATCTTTATTACATGAAGAACAAGATGCCAAGACTTTTGCTTCCGGG GTACAGGTTAATTTTGAGCTGCATATGCTGCATTTTCATATGGGAGCCATAGAATAG
- the LOC141717940 gene encoding alpha-galactosidase-like isoform X2 codes for MVSTGLATAGYKYVNLDHCWAELNRDSHGNMVPRRSTSPSGMKALADYVHRKGLKLGIYSDAGVRTCSNTMPGSLLHEEQDAKTFASGNGQQDDSASTINPWYRLILSCICCIFIWEP; via the exons ATGGTATCAACTGGACTTGCTACAGCAGGGTACAAATATGTAAATCTTG ATCATTGCTGGGCTGAGCTTAATAGAGATTCCCAT GGAAATATGGTGCCTAGACGCTCAACGTCTCCATCCGGAATGAAAGCACTTGCAGATTATGTTCATAGAAAAGGTCTGAAACTGGGAATTTACTCCGATGCTGG AGTCCGAACGTGCAGTAATACTATGCCAGGATCTTTATTACATGAAGAACAAGATGCCAAGACTTTTGCTTCCGGG AATGGCCAACAAGATGATAGCGCTAGCACGATTAATCCTTG GTACAGGTTAATTTTGAGCTGCATATGCTGCATTTTCATATGGGAGCCATAG
- the LOC141717940 gene encoding alpha-galactosidase-like isoform X5, which translates to MIADAMVSTGLATAGYKYVNLDHCWAELNRDSHGNMVPRRSTSPSGMKALADYVHRKESERAVILCQDLYYMKNKMPRLLLPGMANKMIALARLILGTG; encoded by the exons ATGATAGCTGATGCAATGGTATCAACTGGACTTGCTACAGCAGGGTACAAATATGTAAATCTTG ATCATTGCTGGGCTGAGCTTAATAGAGATTCCCAT GGAAATATGGTGCCTAGACGCTCAACGTCTCCATCCGGAATGAAAGCACTTGCAGATTATGTTCATAGAAAAG AGTCCGAACGTGCAGTAATACTATGCCAGGATCTTTATTACATGAAGAACAAGATGCCAAGACTTTTGCTTCCGGG AATGGCCAACAAGATGATAGCGCTAGCACGATTAATCCTTG GTACAGGTTAA
- the LOC141717940 gene encoding alpha-galactosidase-like isoform X1 — MIADAMVSTGLATAGYKYVNLDHCWAELNRDSHGNMVPRRSTSPSGMKALADYVHRKGLKLGIYSDAGVRTCSNTMPGSLLHEEQDAKTFASGNGQQDDSASTINPWYRLILSCICCIFIWEP; from the exons ATGATAGCTGATGCAATGGTATCAACTGGACTTGCTACAGCAGGGTACAAATATGTAAATCTTG ATCATTGCTGGGCTGAGCTTAATAGAGATTCCCAT GGAAATATGGTGCCTAGACGCTCAACGTCTCCATCCGGAATGAAAGCACTTGCAGATTATGTTCATAGAAAAGGTCTGAAACTGGGAATTTACTCCGATGCTGG AGTCCGAACGTGCAGTAATACTATGCCAGGATCTTTATTACATGAAGAACAAGATGCCAAGACTTTTGCTTCCGGG AATGGCCAACAAGATGATAGCGCTAGCACGATTAATCCTTG GTACAGGTTAATTTTGAGCTGCATATGCTGCATTTTCATATGGGAGCCATAG
- the LOC141717940 gene encoding alpha-galactosidase-like isoform X4 gives MIADAMVSTGLATAGYKYVNLDHCWAELNRDSHGNMVPRRSTSPSGMKALADYVHRKESERAVILCQDLYYMKNKMPRLLLPGYRLILSCICCIFIWEP, from the exons ATGATAGCTGATGCAATGGTATCAACTGGACTTGCTACAGCAGGGTACAAATATGTAAATCTTG ATCATTGCTGGGCTGAGCTTAATAGAGATTCCCAT GGAAATATGGTGCCTAGACGCTCAACGTCTCCATCCGGAATGAAAGCACTTGCAGATTATGTTCATAGAAAAG AGTCCGAACGTGCAGTAATACTATGCCAGGATCTTTATTACATGAAGAACAAGATGCCAAGACTTTTGCTTCCGGG GTACAGGTTAATTTTGAGCTGCATATGCTGCATTTTCATATGGGAGCCATAG